tccatgccggccatgcctccatgcccctggcttccaaacgaagggttgcaacaacttggaattaccaataggtactattatagtgatactagttagtggcaggtccacccactaaagcccagtaactagtggtccataataaaaagaaaacataaaaatggacccaattttttaatcccaggtcctgtacacgtgcgggacaaatcatgtgaaattttcaaatacctaaactacccttccaatcCTACATATATTTAAGCAGCCTAtttcaaagtttctaaaaaaaacaGCGAATTCACATCTGGTTTCTgctctatttcttcttctctcttttggACTAGGGTTTTTGAAGATTTCTTTAGTGATTTTAACAGgtatgttgcttaatcttttctattttcttctttctgctacagtttcatggagattggttgtgttctgtttgttttttatgaatcttgttcgtatttattaagttatttggttagattgttaagtttttagcttattttagctttcgatttgattatctttctgttttcttttcaaaatcaggtttgttttcactttcagatcgtattatccagcagtacatatatgacatactcattgtttctgctacagtttttgaatcatgtttaagatttgaattttggatcatggagattggttgtgttctgtttgttttttatgaatcttgttcgtatttattcagttatttggttagattgttaagtttttagcttattttagctttcgatttgattatctttctgttttcttttcaaaatcagttttgttctcactttcagatcgtattatccagcagtacatatatgacatactcattgtttatgctcttagattctgtttcttgcatagatctatcactttttttagtttgacccatcagtacgtatgtgaaatactgtattttaatactgttacatctttgtcacatttgcaggttcaaaacatgtctgatgcagagtgttccaatccaaatacctactgctatgcatacatttactataagcatcatcatttttctcacctggttacttttaagtctagtaatgatgacctgaaatttcttatttgtgaaaactggagaaccttgaacccttctgagattatcatcacttatgttgagaatggtgtCAAAGTGCCTGTGATTGCTGACTTTCAACTTCATGGTCTCGCTGCCTTGCATTTTTCAAAGAAATCGGCGTTCTTTGAGCTGCATGTGGATTTTCTTTCTGCTGGTGGATGTAGTTCCTCTACATTCAGCGACGTCGACAACAATTCAGAACTGATTAGGGCAGATAGAGATAGTTATGAAActgatggaaaagaaattgttaaACCTCTTCTGTCCGATGGGTGGGAGAATGTTTTTGATGATCCTAACAAGCTTTttcgtggtggtgttgatgctgtTCGGTTGGCCTGTCAAAATTATTGTTTGAAGACTGGGTATCGCGAAACAAAGGTGAAGAATGATCGTGAAAGGTTCACAATGAAATGCAGTAAAGTCCCATGCACTTGGATGATCCATGCAGATGCTATTGATTCTACTTGCGATGTTTTTAGGATAAAAAAGTATGTTGGGAGGCACACTTGTGGAGATGGTGTGAAGTTGAGAAGTCCTAAAGTATCGAAGAAGCTGGTACACAACCTTATTCATGATCGTGTGATGCACAACACACTTATCAAGCCtcgcgaaattgaagattatataaaagttGGTGCTGGTGTTAATATCAAATATCACCATGCATATCATGGTTTGGAACGGTCACACCGTGAAATTTTTGGGAATGGTGTAAAGTCTTACTCTGATCTGGTTTGgtgggtgaattcattgaaagAAACAAATCCTGGCTCTTATGCGGATTTTCAGTTTAACGATGCAACTCAGACATTTGAAAGGTTATTCATCGCAATAGGCGCTTGTATTGAAGGTTATATACTTTGTCgaccaatgatttttgttgatgcaacTTTTCTGACCGGGAGATTTAGAGGTACCCTTATGGCTGCTACTTGTCTGAATGGGAATCAAGGCaagtgctctttgttacgttttaaTTGTTATTGTTTACAAGTTATTCACTGCTTTTAATCGTTGGAACTTTTTGAGCATACCATTTATGTACTGAAAAGTTATTGTGTCTAACACACACTAAttcatatatgtaagcataagACCTTTTTTTGAGTACAATATGTCTATTATGTACTGGAAATTCTTAGTCTATTTTCCAGTACATAATATATGTTACGTCTATGAATATAGCAACATATTTAGTGACAGTATATAATATATGTACTGTTTGTTTTTTGCAGGTTTTTATCCGCTAGCCTTTGCATTGGTCCCAGGAGAGGATGTTGACAATTGGGATTGGTTTATGTGCAATCTTAGCAACATTGTTGATGACCGTCCTATCACCTTTATGTCTGATCGTCATGAAGGATTGTTGAGGGCTATTCCTAAACACTTTCCTACTTCCCATCATGGCTATTGTTACTACCACTTGCAAGGAAACTTACCAATCAGGAAATCGGACGAGAAGTACAAAGAAGTTATGGCTTGTTTCAAAAAAGCAACTTATGCTCTCACACCAGCAAGATATGAAGAAGCACTAATGGAAATGGAGTTAATGGGAAGGCCTGGGGTTGCTGAGTATTGCCGCAATATGCCTAGGGAACATTGGTCCAGCGCGTTCTTCACTGGCTGTAGATTTGGTCAGACTACATCAAGCGTTGCTGAGTCCTTCAATAATTGGATTCGGAAAGACAAGAGGTTGCCTGCCTGCGCCCTCGTTGACATGATCAggtttgtgtgtgtgtttttgttggtgttttctttgtttttggttcattttttttttgttcaaaatttatTACAGGTTCTTTTTGTTCCATTCATAGGTTACGCGTTATGGAGTTGATGAATGAACGTCGCGAAATGAGTCTTTTGATGGACCCAGAGAAGCTCACTCCTACCTACGAGGCGTTACTTaaagaacatattcaaattggtCGAGTTTGGAATGTTACTCAGTCATCTGCGTATGAGTATGAGATTCATTCGCCTAGGTTAGCTTTATCCCATAAAACAACTTTTACTGTACTATAGCATACATGTAGGAGTGAatcatatgttttgttttttttttatatttgtttgcaGTGCTGCATATATGTACTGCTTTTAAGTTATTTGTGCTGAAAAgctttttacgcatctacaggtCTCACACTGTTGATCTGCTGAACAAAACTTGCACCTGCCAAAGATGgcgtgtttatggttttccatgctctcaTGCTACATCAGCTATATCTGCCAAGGGTGATCGATACGTAGATTGTATCGAAGACTACTTCAAGTTACAAATTTTCAGCAGCTGTATTCAATTGCTATCAGACCAATCCCCAACTACAACAGGCCAGAGCAGTATCTGCCAGAGGATACTATTTTTCCACCCCATCCACGAGTTCCACCAAGTAGGCCAAAGGGAAATCGTATCAAGAATGCATGGGAGAAAGCTAGGAAGTCCGTCCGTTGTTCCAACTGTAAGAAGAAAACTCACCACAACAAGGCAACGTGCACTGTCATTCCTTCATACCCATGAGTTTTAGATTTTCAGTTCTCCCTTATTAGTTCTATTGGTCACAATGCAGATTCTGTTTTGCGCATCATTTTAAACACTTTTGTTCGCTTTTTTTAGAGTGCTAaaattatgtactgtttgataTCTTTCTGGGACAAGGTACTTTGTGCTCATTTAAGACTCTTTTAATGGTACTTTGTACTGCATTATCCACtttcaatattattggtttttCAGGTTGATTTCCAAGTTTGTTCAAGACTTTCTGAGCACAACTATTATGTACTTTGTGTTCAATTAAGACACACCAAACAAAGAGACCAGCTCTGAGATTCATGTTCTCTCCCATCATGATTAACAAATTTAGAGAGTCATATTCTTCAATTGACTCTAATATCTGGTCTATGTTACATAAGACACACCAAAACAATTCATACTATGGACTTTTACCATCCAACatgtcaacatttttataaagccAAACAACTGTACATAGATTAAACACAAACACCATAGTTTCGAGAACAATTGTTgtcaaaataaataagaataattaCTAAACTTTGATATTGTCTAAAACAAACTAGCAAACTCTGAATGTGTT
The nucleotide sequence above comes from Papaver somniferum cultivar HN1 chromosome 8, ASM357369v1, whole genome shotgun sequence. Encoded proteins:
- the LOC113302962 gene encoding protein FAR1-RELATED SEQUENCE 6-like encodes the protein MIFVDATFLTGRFRGTLMAATCLNGNQGFYPLAFALVPGEDVDNWDWFMCNLSNIVDDRPITFMSDRHEGLLRAIPKHFPTSHHGYCYYHLQGNLPIRKSDEKYKEVMACFKKATYALTPARYEEALMEMELMGRPGVAEYCRNMPREHWSSAFFTGCRFGQTTSSVAESFNNWIRKDKRLPACALVDMIRLRVMELMNERREMSLLMDPEKLTPTYEALLKEHIQIGRVWNVTQSSAYEYEIHSPRSHTVDLLNKTCTCQRWRVYGSYGSPKLIRTPSITSSFATFFMMCMIYIAQSG